A single genomic interval of Wolbachia endosymbiont of Diaphorina citri harbors:
- a CDS encoding IS4 family transposase, with protein MMKRTINTSTGEWAESEFGIVNFGDIRLSKRLLKIVNSFAESPERSINQACEDWHQSKAAYRFFQNDAISERKILDSHIIKTVERAKEYSTILAIQDTSYISYKNHKKTEGLGIIAARLTSKTTNFKTHGLVMHTTFAVTTEGLPIGLLDQKISTRPSLTEDLKELKRRSHNTALPIEEKESIRWIASLKDSTKHPGLKDVKVVTVCDREADIYDLFEVASTNQSLFVVRGNQNRTVNKKSTYSEKGGERLWDLMNRMSCQGEIQVSIPARDKKPQRTTVLEVKFSNFVMNASKNNARRKTQKLPNLNLNAVYVIERYPPFGEEPINWILLTNININNFEEAVEKIQWYCLRWRIEVFHKILKSGLKVEECRLQTADRLIRFLTIMSIIAWRIFFITLVARTNPNLSCTVILTDDEWKVLYTKMLKTKNYPETPPPIREIVRWVAKLGGFLARKNDLEPGPIALWKGWKRLFDLAEGWRLAHEFYTCG; from the coding sequence ATGATGAAAAGAACTATAAATACCTCAACTGGCGAATGGGCAGAAAGTGAATTTGGAATTGTTAATTTTGGTGATATAAGATTAAGTAAAAGGCTTCTAAAAATAGTTAATAGTTTTGCTGAATCGCCTGAGCGTTCAATAAATCAAGCTTGTGAAGATTGGCATCAAAGTAAAGCAGCTTATAGATTTTTCCAAAACGATGCCATTTCTGAAAGAAAAATATTAGACAGTCATATAATTAAAACTGTTGAAAGAGCTAAAGAATACTCAACTATCTTAGCTATCCAGGATACGAGTTATATTTCATATAAAAATCATAAAAAGACCGAAGGATTAGGGATTATAGCAGCAAGATTAACATCTAAAACAACTAATTTTAAAACCCATGGATTAGTGATGCATACAACGTTTGCAGTTACAACAGAAGGACTACCTATAGGATTATTGGATCAAAAAATTAGTACTAGACCTTCCTTAACTGAAGACCTAAAGGAGTTGAAAAGAAGAAGCCATAATACTGCTCTTCCCATAGAAGAGAAAGAAAGCATACGGTGGATAGCATCACTTAAAGACTCTACTAAACATCCTGGATTAAAGGATGTTAAGGTAGTTACCGTTTGTGATAGAGAAGCAGATATTTATGATTTATTTGAAGTTGCTTCCACTAATCAATCTCTTTTTGTAGTAAGAGGAAATCAAAACAGAACAGTAAACAAGAAGTCGACTTATTCTGAAAAAGGTGGTGAAAGATTGTGGGATTTGATGAATCGCATGTCTTGTCAAGGAGAAATTCAAGTGAGTATTCCTGCTCGCGATAAAAAACCTCAAAGAACAACAGTTTTAGAAGTAAAGTTTAGTAACTTTGTGATGAATGCATCAAAAAACAACGCTAGACGTAAAACCCAAAAACTTCCTAATTTAAATTTAAATGCTGTCTATGTTATAGAAAGATATCCCCCATTTGGCGAAGAGCCCATAAACTGGATTTTGTTAACAAATATAAATATTAATAATTTTGAAGAAGCAGTAGAAAAAATACAATGGTATTGCTTAAGATGGAGAATAGAGGTTTTTCATAAAATTTTGAAATCCGGTCTTAAAGTTGAAGAATGTAGGCTCCAAACAGCAGATAGATTGATCCGCTTTCTTACAATTATGAGTATAATTGCATGGAGAATATTTTTTATTACATTGGTAGCTAGAACAAATCCGAATCTTTCTTGCACTGTCATACTGACTGATGACGAATGGAAGGTTTTATATACCAAAATGCTTAAGACAAAAAACTATCCTGAGACTCCACCACCTATAAGAGAAATTGTGAGGTGGGTGGCCAAGTTAGGAGGGTTTTTAGCTCGCAAAAATGACTTAGAACCAGGTCCTATAGCCTTGTGGAAGGGATGGAAACGTCTCTTTGATTTAGCAGAAGGATGGAGACTTGCTCATGAATTCTATACTTGTGGGTAA
- the sdhD gene encoding succinate dehydrogenase, hydrophobic membrane anchor protein, whose translation MSQSVNSVYHWWIQRVSAVILLFLFPWFIYSFSCTFYVDSPLSFNEKLFQAINHPLELLFFVILVFCIFWHAVLGMQVVCEDYIESVPLRILTITCIKYLSSITYIVLAFTTFFFYRHIFL comes from the coding sequence ATGAGTCAATCTGTAAATTCAGTATATCATTGGTGGATCCAGCGTGTTTCTGCGGTGATCTTGTTGTTTTTATTTCCTTGGTTTATTTACTCATTTTCTTGCACATTTTATGTTGATAGCCCTTTGTCTTTTAATGAAAAATTATTTCAGGCTATTAATCATCCCCTAGAGCTTTTGTTTTTTGTTATACTGGTGTTTTGCATTTTTTGGCATGCAGTTCTTGGAATGCAGGTAGTGTGTGAAGATTATATAGAAAGCGTACCTCTAAGGATTTTGACAATTACATGCATAAAATACTTATCAAGCATTACTTATATAGTCCTTGCTTTTACGACTTTTTTCTTTTATAGGCATATCTTCTTGTAA
- the sdhC gene encoding succinate dehydrogenase, cytochrome b556 subunit, whose product MSNRPLSPYLQIYKVQVTSFFSIMHRLTGILLFLLLIILSWYFILYVYSSKLLIVRCLNALLFTPVAKLAYILCFVSFMYHFLNGIRHLLWDAGLNLEIASISKSAMLLTIMLFLSTMAFLFMFI is encoded by the coding sequence ATGAGTAATAGGCCTCTTTCTCCATATTTACAAATATATAAAGTGCAAGTTACTAGTTTTTTCTCTATTATGCATAGATTGACTGGTATCTTGCTATTTCTTTTATTAATCATACTTTCTTGGTATTTTATATTATATGTTTACTCCTCTAAGTTACTTATAGTAAGGTGCTTAAATGCATTATTGTTCACTCCTGTTGCTAAATTAGCTTATATCTTATGTTTTGTAAGCTTTATGTATCATTTTCTTAATGGTATTCGGCATTTATTGTGGGATGCTGGGCTTAATTTAGAAATTGCTAGTATTTCAAAAAGTGCTATGTTACTAACAATAATGCTATTTCTTTCTACTATGGCTTTTTTATTTATGTTTATATGA
- a CDS encoding collagen-like protein → MRFKLEKEDIPQKDCNNRTGRRIPAQIRLNNKTTFSLPSVSYIIIDNNIGLSFQIWDLKHDVASILNNLSEWPQLKLERVGNDYKFALVTTSDQPYYYYYDGKNTIIATIDRIPHGYTNGLHVKAYNRESCSIYYELLENRKVLIDPKDIISSENVSLILEDLKSSPDKRLKIEIGDYLFKESRNIYKLYRSAQVYNLTGGKVGILNDILSAFTRISNTFELFPFHEMESLKAQDTYFAVKKLGNSYVGCISYENSTCKNFYNFNPNSFGYEHDNRPGPYPYYYNLENFDNFLEVDVNIQEHINLETEIELLKRRIERLEHTGVQSPKGEPGERGQKGDRGFDGAPGPQAYYYP, encoded by the coding sequence ATGCGTTTTAAACTAGAAAAGGAAGATATTCCACAAAAAGATTGTAATAATAGAACTGGTCGTAGGATACCTGCACAAATAAGATTAAATAACAAAACAACATTTAGCCTGCCTAGTGTATCTTACATTATCATCGACAACAATATTGGCCTGAGTTTTCAAATTTGGGATTTGAAGCATGACGTGGCAAGTATACTAAACAACTTATCTGAATGGCCACAATTAAAGCTAGAAAGGGTAGGAAATGATTACAAATTCGCTTTAGTTACTACCTCTGATCAACCTTATTATTATTACTATGATGGCAAAAATACTATCATAGCTACTATTGATCGTATACCTCATGGTTACACAAATGGTTTACATGTTAAGGCATATAATCGTGAAAGCTGTAGTATTTATTATGAACTACTAGAAAATAGGAAGGTTTTAATAGATCCAAAAGACATAATTAGTAGCGAAAATGTCAGTCTTATTTTGGAAGATCTTAAAAGTTCACCTGATAAAAGACTCAAAATAGAAATAGGAGACTATTTGTTTAAAGAATCAAGAAATATATACAAATTATATAGGAGCGCTCAGGTATATAATTTAACTGGTGGAAAAGTTGGCATATTGAATGATATCCTTTCAGCATTTACTCGTATAAGCAATACATTCGAGTTATTCCCTTTTCATGAAATGGAGAGCTTGAAAGCACAAGATACCTATTTCGCAGTAAAAAAGTTAGGCAATAGTTATGTTGGTTGCATATCGTATGAAAATAGCACATGCAAAAATTTTTATAATTTTAACCCTAATTCTTTTGGGTATGAGCACGACAATAGACCAGGTCCATATCCTTATTATTATAACTTAGAAAATTTTGATAACTTTTTGGAGGTTGATGTGAATATTCAAGAACATATAAATTTAGAAACAGAAATTGAACTTTTAAAACGCAGAATTGAAAGATTAGAACATACTGGTGTACAAAGTCCTAAAGGTGAGCCAGGTGAAAGGGGACAAAAAGGTGATAGAGGCTTCGATGGAGCGCCTGGTCCTCAAGCTTACTATTACCCATAA